Below is a window of Sulfitobacter sp. BSw21498 DNA.
CGGCCTGTTTGACAGCGACCACGTGCTGCCACTGGAATTAGAAGACCTAGACGACCTCATACGTGCCTCTGCGTTGGACTGGTCCGACATTGACCCGTCTATCCTTGGCACACTGTTTGAACGCGGGCTTGATCCGGCCAAACGCAGCCAGCTTGGCGCGCATTACACCGACCGCGATAAAATCATGCAGATAGTCAATCCGGTGATTGTCCAGCCGCTGTTAGCCGAGTGGGCAGAAGTTAAGGCACAGATTGAGGCGCAACTCGACAAAGCGCCCAAAGCGACGAAAACAAAGCTGCTGAGTACGACAGAGAAATCCGCTGCCACCCGTGCGCTGGATAAGGCGGAAAAGCTACACCTTGGATTTATCGAACGGCTCAAAGCGTTTCGCGCGCTGGACCCTGCCTGCGGTTCTGGCAACTTCCTTTATATTGCGCTGCTAGAGCTGAAAAACATCGAACACCGCGTTAACCTAGAGGCAGAGGCACTGGGCCTGCCGCGCGGCTTTCCCCAGCTGGGGCCAGAGGTGGTACTGGGGATTGAGCTATCCAGTTATGCGGCAGAACTTGCCCGAGTATCGGTCTGGATTGGAGAGATCCAATGGATGCGCCGGAATGGATTTGAGGCGGCCAAGAACCCAATTTTACGCACGCTAAACACGATAGAGAACCGTGACGCCGTATTAAATGCAGATGACACCCGAGCCGAGTGGCCTAAGGCTAATGTGGTAATTGGGAATCCGCCTTTTTTAGGCAACAAAAAGATGATTGCCGAGCTGGGGGAGGATTACACCGTTGCCCTGCGCAAAGCTTACAATGACACCCCGGGCGGTGTTGATCTGGTCGCCTATTGGTTTGTGAAAGCGTGGGAGCAGATGCAGACAGGCAACCTAGAAAAAGCCGGGCTAGTATCGACCAACTCCATACGTGGTGGAATTAATCGAAAAGTCCTTAAGCCTTTCGTAGAAAATGGTCAGATTTTTGAAGCGTGGAGTGATGAAGCGTGGACCGTCGAAGGGGCCGCCGTAAGAGTTTCCCTAATCAGCTTTTGCAAAACAGGAACGGCAAAACTCGTCAAACTTGATGGCAAAATTGTTGATTGCATCCTATCGGACCTAACAGCAAATGGCATGGGCCACGATATCACGAAATCGAAATTGCTAGCAGCTAATACAGAACTCGCTTTTCAGGGGTTCAAATTTGGCGGACCTTTCGAAATTAGCGCCGCCCAAGCACATGCCTTACTTGCGGCACCTACGAATCCCAATGGATTTAAAAACGACTCCGTCATTCGCAGGTGGTTCAATGGCATGGACTTGACCCGCCGACTCACTGAGAAATGGTGTGTCGACTATGGCGTATCTTTGAGCCAAGAAGACGCAGCTCTTTTTGAACAACCCTACGAAACCTTGAACCGGCAGTGGATAGAAGAAAACGAGCGCTTGGTTTCCAACGGCAAGCCACCTCTACGCAAAGGCGAGCCAAAAACCCTAGCGACTTGGTGGCTGCATCAAAGACCACGGCCTGAACTGCGAGATGGACTGAACGGTCTTCGAAGATTTATAGCCACTCCCGAAGTATCAAAGCACCGGATGTTCGTTTGGCTTACTGGCGGTATGCTTGCGTCTGGATCAGTTTACTCCATCGCCCGTGACGACGATACGACCTTTGGTATTCTGCATTCCAGCTTTCACGAACTCTGGGCGCTGCGTATGGGCACGTCGCTTGAAGATCGTCCCCGTTACACCCCCTCAACCACGTTCGAAACCTTTCCCTTCCCCGAAGGTCTGACCCCCAACATCCCTGCCGCCGACTACGCTGCCGATCCGCGCGCCATCAAAATCGCCTCCGCCGCCGCCCGTCTGAACGAATTACGCGAGAACTGGCTCAACCCCGCTGATCTGGTGGACCG
It encodes the following:
- a CDS encoding class I SAM-dependent DNA methyltransferase, yielding MTPQEFIKKWHNVELKERTASQSHFNDLCGLLGVDDPVSSDKRGDWFTFEKGASKTSGGEGWADVWRKDCFAWEYKGKRANLDRAFDQLLQYAIALENPPLLIVSDMDVIRIHTNWTNTVQNVHKIALEDLTDAANRDLLRNAFLDPEKLKPVKTRQLLTEQAAKNFANLAQRLRERGHDPQEVAHFVNRLVFCMFAEDVDLLPNKMFERMIKTARPKPETFAIHAKALFGAMKGGGLVGFETVEWFNGGLFDSDHVLPLELEDLDDLIRASALDWSDIDPSILGTLFERGLDPAKRSQLGAHYTDRDKIMQIVNPVIVQPLLAEWAEVKAQIEAQLDKAPKATKTKLLSTTEKSAATRALDKAEKLHLGFIERLKAFRALDPACGSGNFLYIALLELKNIEHRVNLEAEALGLPRGFPQLGPEVVLGIELSSYAAELARVSVWIGEIQWMRRNGFEAAKNPILRTLNTIENRDAVLNADDTRAEWPKANVVIGNPPFLGNKKMIAELGEDYTVALRKAYNDTPGGVDLVAYWFVKAWEQMQTGNLEKAGLVSTNSIRGGINRKVLKPFVENGQIFEAWSDEAWTVEGAAVRVSLISFCKTGTAKLVKLDGKIVDCILSDLTANGMGHDITKSKLLAANTELAFQGFKFGGPFEISAAQAHALLAAPTNPNGFKNDSVIRRWFNGMDLTRRLTEKWCVDYGVSLSQEDAALFEQPYETLNRQWIEENERLVSNGKPPLRKGEPKTLATWWLHQRPRPELRDGLNGLRRFIATPEVSKHRMFVWLTGGMLASGSVYSIARDDDTTFGILHSSFHELWALRMGTSLEDRPRYTPSTTFETFPFPEGLTPNIPAADYAADPRAIKIASAAARLNELRENWLNPADLVDRVPEVVPGYPDRILPKDEAAAKKLKKRTLTNLYNARPAWLDYAHKALDEAVAEAYSWGDHWRAGLLTEDEILSRLFKLNQESAAAEAKATTKKPSKSKAKAKSKK